The following coding sequences are from one Pseudoalteromonas carrageenovora IAM 12662 window:
- a CDS encoding TolC family protein, which yields MTKLMQKRFKTSLTVSAVLMASFLAGCASKIDTISEQKAVNDFVAKANIASNVIVADETSWWTKLNSDQLNELVIGALANNYNLQISQLTLKSALARLGEQKAQYLPQGGVDVGAARSDAPSVYDRQSSANVALDWQLDLFGRITALVDAANASAMSQAEQVRLLQIEVVSSVVKGFVSYQGNVEKQQIIAMQIEALEQSIDVLQARVDEGVANELDLNRTMAQLRQQQALMPAIEYAKYSDLSALAVLSGKLAQDIAIENEQGVLERDFSVALKNANNAIALRPDISRALFDFSQANSLSVAASKALLPDISLSAFAGVVSIDSTGLKNTDQQWQVAPQLQWSLLSYPALLAQRDAQQFLSEAAYSDYQQVVLNALSESELSLQMLVNQAQQKRFADERYDFANKAFLQAQAMYEEGQIPYLELLDARQDVLIAQENAVETTITSLLAKVNAYQSFNGQWSYALNDTNK from the coding sequence ATGACTAAATTGATGCAAAAAAGGTTTAAAACTAGCCTAACAGTCAGTGCGGTTTTAATGGCTTCGTTTTTAGCAGGGTGTGCGAGTAAAATAGACACTATTAGCGAGCAAAAAGCGGTTAACGATTTTGTTGCTAAAGCTAATATTGCTAGCAACGTGATTGTTGCTGATGAAACAAGCTGGTGGACAAAACTTAATTCTGATCAGTTAAATGAACTTGTTATAGGTGCGCTTGCAAATAACTATAATTTGCAAATAAGCCAGTTAACGCTTAAAAGCGCATTAGCACGGTTAGGTGAGCAAAAAGCCCAGTACCTGCCGCAAGGTGGTGTAGATGTAGGCGCAGCTCGAAGCGATGCACCAAGCGTTTATGACCGTCAATCAAGTGCAAACGTTGCACTTGATTGGCAGCTAGATTTGTTTGGTCGAATCACAGCCTTGGTTGATGCAGCAAATGCATCGGCCATGAGCCAAGCAGAGCAAGTACGCTTGCTGCAAATTGAAGTTGTATCGTCGGTTGTTAAAGGCTTTGTAAGCTACCAAGGCAATGTTGAAAAGCAGCAAATCATCGCAATGCAAATAGAAGCCCTTGAGCAAAGTATTGATGTACTTCAAGCACGTGTTGACGAAGGTGTAGCAAACGAGCTTGATTTAAATCGAACTATGGCGCAGCTAAGGCAGCAACAAGCACTTATGCCTGCCATTGAGTATGCAAAATACAGCGATTTATCTGCTCTTGCAGTACTAAGTGGTAAGTTAGCGCAAGACATTGCTATTGAAAACGAGCAAGGTGTGCTTGAACGTGACTTTAGCGTAGCACTAAAAAATGCTAATAATGCCATTGCCTTACGTCCAGATATTAGCCGTGCATTATTTGATTTTAGCCAAGCAAATAGTTTAAGTGTTGCAGCTAGCAAAGCGCTATTACCCGATATTAGCTTATCTGCATTTGCAGGTGTTGTGAGTATAGATAGCACAGGCTTAAAAAATACCGACCAGCAGTGGCAAGTAGCACCACAGTTGCAATGGTCGCTATTAAGTTACCCAGCTTTATTAGCACAGCGCGACGCACAGCAATTTTTAAGTGAAGCGGCTTACAGTGATTACCAGCAGGTAGTACTAAATGCGTTAAGTGAAAGTGAACTATCGCTACAAATGTTGGTTAATCAGGCGCAGCAAAAACGTTTTGCAGATGAGCGCTATGACTTTGCTAATAAAGCATTTTTACAAGCACAAGCAATGTACGAAGAAGGTCAAATTCCTTATCTTGAGTTGTTAGATGCGCGTCAGGATGTTTTAATAGCGCAAGAAAATGCTGTTGAAACAACAATTACTTCACTGCTTGCTAAAGTAAATGCCTACCAGTCATTTAATGGCCAATGGAGTTATGCGTTAAACGACACTAATAAGTAG
- a CDS encoding protein kinase family protein gives MAFYLPLLQSRFKHIEVGDTLTSLWSGCGSIVECMLDDESCVVKAIKIPRYIHHSKIKQSEFALKRKQYSYSVEYNFYKRYSPFLPSTAKSIECISAINNVDEYALVFKNFTQHGFVQAGSQHVQAILKWLANFHAFNLNKPANRLWQQGNYWHLSTRPDEFNKLNEHDDKKSDIKSAAHKIDKILQTSHYKTLIHGDAKLANFAANEQSEILGYDFQYVGAGAGIIDVMYFMTSCFNDEQLHDSADEYLAYYFTHLKSALTIYQPAINADDVTAQWQKLWPLAWADFYRFLAGWSPEHLKINSYMLKQVNTSLAGNI, from the coding sequence ATGGCATTTTATCTTCCTCTATTACAGTCTCGTTTTAAACATATTGAAGTTGGCGATACACTAACATCGCTTTGGAGTGGGTGCGGCAGTATTGTAGAGTGCATGCTTGATGATGAGTCATGTGTTGTTAAGGCTATTAAAATACCACGATACATACACCATTCTAAAATTAAGCAAAGCGAATTTGCACTAAAAAGAAAACAGTACTCTTATAGCGTTGAATATAATTTTTATAAGCGTTACAGCCCGTTTTTACCTAGCACAGCAAAAAGCATCGAATGTATAAGTGCTATCAATAACGTTGATGAATATGCGCTGGTGTTTAAAAACTTTACCCAACATGGGTTTGTTCAAGCAGGGTCACAACATGTTCAAGCTATATTAAAGTGGCTGGCAAACTTTCATGCGTTTAACTTAAATAAACCTGCTAACAGGTTATGGCAGCAAGGTAATTATTGGCATTTAAGCACACGACCCGATGAGTTTAATAAATTAAATGAACACGACGATAAAAAGTCCGATATTAAAAGTGCTGCACATAAAATAGATAAAATACTGCAAACATCACACTACAAAACGCTCATTCATGGCGATGCTAAACTTGCCAACTTTGCAGCTAATGAGCAAAGTGAAATACTAGGGTATGACTTTCAATATGTGGGGGCTGGGGCAGGGATTATAGATGTAATGTACTTTATGACCAGTTGCTTTAATGATGAGCAGCTGCATGATAGTGCAGATGAATATTTAGCTTATTATTTTACGCATTTAAAAAGTGCGCTTACAATTTACCAGCCAGCTATTAATGCTGATGATGTTACTGCTCAGTGGCAAAAATTATGGCCGCTAGCATGGGCTGACTTTTATCGCTTTTTAGCAGGGTGGAGCCCTGAACATTTAAAAATAAATAGTTACATGCTTAAGCAGGTAAACACCTCGTTAGCAGGTAACATTTAA
- a CDS encoding acyl-CoA dehydrogenase codes for MSLRTKLKKVLPSISITEQEALDAGDVWLEGSIYQGKPDFSALRDVPAATLSADEQAFLDGPVQELLGMIDDSVIQNGIHLPDDILEFLKKERFFSLIIPKSFGGLEFSPYANSTIVATIATKSSAVAVTVMVPNSLGPGELLLHFGTQEQQAHYLPRLANGTDIPCFALTSPEAGSDAGGIPDVGTVTKGLYNGEEVLGLEITWDKRYITLAPIATVLGLAFKVVDPDGLLGGKENLGITCALIPKEHPGVELGNRHDPMGIRFYNGTTRGNKVFVPMDFIIGGQKNIGRGWQMLVSCLGAGRGISLPALGVSTAQVAFKSASEYAAVREQFGLAIGQFEGIQEKLADIAGKTYLQEAMRVLTTEGLGMGLKPSVVTAIAKYHMTELGRDVLDSAMDIQAGKAIQNGPQNTLASGYVAQPIAITVEGANILTRNLMIFGQGVMRCHPYLQSMVESIHSEDKGADKEFNGILRKTIGYSTANSLRAFRLGVLPFTASANSDLPEVREYEKAVHKLSAKLAVYADFSLLVLGGKLKQAEMLSARLGDVMSFLYAAMASIKYYEQKVASSEREQAAPYFHYATRFALQSAEEALHKFLDNFPASGTRKFIRFVTMNYSTKMPKISDDLIRELAKQAQLDTAFKAQITHLVKPVEGDGHYINEQAYKAKMASLGELAKVKKALRAKTIKPGIRFNITLDNALAANVITDAEHAQLIDYNIKREKAIRVDEFDFDMNLLDDNAQPVNPLKSVVNQ; via the coding sequence ATGAGTTTACGTACAAAATTAAAAAAAGTTTTACCAAGTATTTCAATCACTGAACAAGAAGCGCTAGACGCAGGCGATGTGTGGCTAGAAGGGTCTATCTATCAAGGTAAGCCAGATTTCAGTGCGCTACGCGATGTACCTGCAGCTACTTTAAGTGCAGATGAGCAAGCATTCCTAGACGGCCCTGTGCAAGAGCTACTTGGCATGATTGACGATTCAGTTATTCAAAACGGTATTCACTTACCTGACGATATTTTAGAATTTTTGAAAAAAGAGCGTTTTTTCTCCCTTATCATTCCTAAGTCGTTTGGTGGCTTAGAGTTTAGTCCTTATGCAAACTCTACAATTGTGGCAACTATTGCAACTAAAAGCTCTGCAGTTGCGGTAACTGTTATGGTTCCTAATTCATTAGGCCCAGGCGAGTTATTACTTCATTTTGGTACACAAGAGCAACAAGCTCATTACTTACCTCGCTTAGCTAACGGTACAGACATTCCATGTTTCGCGCTTACAAGCCCAGAAGCGGGTTCTGATGCAGGCGGCATTCCAGATGTGGGTACTGTTACCAAAGGTTTATACAACGGTGAAGAAGTACTTGGCCTTGAAATTACATGGGATAAGCGTTACATCACACTAGCACCAATCGCTACGGTACTCGGTTTAGCCTTTAAAGTAGTTGATCCAGATGGCCTACTTGGCGGTAAAGAAAACCTAGGCATTACTTGTGCACTTATTCCAAAAGAGCACCCAGGTGTAGAGCTTGGTAACCGACACGACCCAATGGGTATTCGTTTTTACAACGGTACTACACGTGGTAACAAAGTATTTGTACCAATGGACTTCATTATTGGCGGCCAGAAAAACATCGGCCGTGGTTGGCAAATGCTGGTTAGCTGTTTAGGCGCTGGCCGTGGTATTTCTTTACCTGCGCTAGGTGTAAGTACTGCACAAGTTGCATTTAAATCAGCATCTGAATACGCAGCAGTGCGTGAGCAGTTTGGTTTAGCCATTGGCCAGTTTGAAGGTATTCAAGAAAAGCTAGCCGACATTGCAGGAAAAACGTACCTACAAGAAGCAATGCGCGTGCTTACAACTGAAGGCTTAGGCATGGGCTTGAAACCATCAGTAGTAACCGCAATCGCTAAATACCACATGACAGAGCTTGGCCGCGACGTGCTCGATTCTGCTATGGATATTCAAGCAGGTAAAGCAATTCAAAATGGTCCGCAAAATACACTTGCGAGCGGTTATGTTGCACAGCCAATTGCTATAACGGTAGAAGGCGCGAACATTCTTACTCGTAACCTGATGATCTTTGGTCAAGGTGTAATGCGCTGTCATCCATATTTACAATCTATGGTTGAATCTATACATAGTGAAGACAAAGGTGCAGATAAAGAGTTTAACGGCATTTTACGTAAAACAATAGGTTACAGCACAGCAAACAGCTTACGTGCGTTCCGTTTAGGTGTTTTACCATTTACTGCAAGCGCTAACTCTGATTTACCAGAAGTCCGTGAATACGAAAAAGCAGTTCATAAGTTATCAGCTAAATTAGCGGTATATGCAGACTTCTCGTTACTTGTACTTGGCGGTAAATTAAAGCAAGCTGAAATGCTTTCTGCACGTTTAGGCGACGTTATGAGCTTTTTATATGCAGCTATGGCATCAATCAAATACTACGAGCAAAAAGTAGCAAGTAGCGAGCGTGAGCAAGCAGCGCCGTATTTCCATTACGCAACGCGTTTTGCACTACAAAGCGCTGAAGAAGCCCTGCATAAGTTTTTAGATAACTTCCCTGCAAGTGGTACTCGTAAATTTATTCGTTTTGTAACAATGAACTACTCAACTAAAATGCCAAAAATTAGCGACGACTTAATTCGCGAACTAGCTAAGCAAGCCCAGCTTGATACTGCATTTAAAGCGCAAATTACACATTTAGTTAAACCAGTAGAAGGCGATGGTCATTACATTAATGAGCAAGCTTACAAAGCTAAAATGGCATCACTTGGTGAGCTGGCTAAAGTTAAAAAAGCACTGCGCGCTAAAACAATTAAGCCAGGCATTCGCTTTAACATCACGCTTGATAACGCACTAGCGGCAAACGTGATTACCGATGCTGAGCACGCTCAGTTAATTGATTACAACATAAAACGTGAAAAAGCGATTCGTGTAGATGAGTTCGACTTTGACATGAACTTACTAGATGACAACGCACAACCAGTTAATCCACTTAAAAGTGTAGTTAACCAATAA
- the upp gene encoding uracil phosphoribosyltransferase, which translates to MAIHVISHPLVQHKLGLMRAHGISTKSFRELCSEVGTLLTYEATKNLQLEDNEITGWDGNKLKVEHIKGKKITVVPILRAGLGMMDGVMQLLPAAKVSVVGLERNEETLEPVPYFEKLVGNIDERLSLVIDPMLATGGSMIATIDMLKKAGCKDIKVIVLVAAPEGVEKTLTAHPDIEIFTASVDSHLNEKGYIIPGLGDAGDKIFGTV; encoded by the coding sequence ATGGCTATTCACGTTATTTCTCACCCTCTTGTTCAACATAAATTAGGCCTAATGCGCGCGCATGGTATTAGCACTAAAAGTTTTCGTGAATTATGTTCTGAGGTAGGTACATTATTAACCTACGAAGCAACTAAAAACCTACAGTTAGAAGATAACGAAATTACAGGTTGGGATGGCAACAAGTTAAAGGTTGAGCACATTAAAGGTAAAAAAATTACTGTAGTGCCAATTTTACGCGCAGGCCTTGGCATGATGGATGGCGTAATGCAGCTTTTACCAGCAGCTAAAGTGAGTGTTGTTGGCCTTGAACGTAATGAAGAAACACTTGAGCCAGTTCCATATTTTGAAAAGTTAGTTGGCAATATTGATGAGCGTTTAAGTTTAGTGATCGACCCTATGCTTGCAACGGGTGGCTCTATGATTGCGACAATCGATATGCTTAAAAAAGCAGGCTGTAAAGATATTAAAGTAATCGTGCTTGTTGCAGCGCCTGAAGGTGTTGAAAAAACACTAACAGCTCATCCTGATATTGAAATATTTACTGCATCTGTAGATAGCCACTTAAACGAAAAGGGTTATATTATCCCAGGTTTAGGTGATGCGGGCGACAAAATTTTTGGTACTGTTTAG
- a CDS encoding zinc-binding dehydrogenase, with translation MPKTDNLNNYDIPQTMRAIVLPEPNEAINLADVEMPVPDCADNELLVKVEYVGLNPVDGYFAKTGFCKWQYPHVLGLDAVGVVVKAKKGVFPNVGERVMWHANIGEQGALSEYTKVANFAVSVVPDALNPAIAATLPCAGMAALISLDKINISEGDTVLIEGGSGAVGQFAIQYAKQRGADVFVTASKRNHKMVKQLGADAVFDYNDKKLCEKIRRELGPQGFDAVIDTIGGDTTLRNIELMRFCGRIACLNPLPSFDQDLMYHRAPNISVVSIGGAWLANSLCAQQRLSFMGNLLLEGAVNSDIKHPDITPVDFSAESVSQALNKQLAGGFTGKQIVKVAR, from the coding sequence ATGCCAAAAACTGATAATTTAAATAACTACGATATCCCGCAAACTATGCGCGCTATTGTACTGCCAGAGCCAAATGAAGCAATTAACTTAGCTGATGTTGAGATGCCTGTTCCAGACTGTGCAGACAACGAGCTACTAGTAAAAGTAGAGTACGTTGGTTTAAACCCAGTTGACGGTTATTTTGCTAAAACCGGCTTTTGTAAATGGCAATACCCACATGTTTTAGGTCTAGACGCTGTAGGTGTTGTAGTTAAAGCTAAAAAAGGTGTATTTCCTAATGTTGGCGAACGCGTAATGTGGCACGCTAATATTGGAGAGCAAGGTGCGTTAAGTGAATACACTAAAGTAGCTAACTTTGCAGTGTCGGTTGTGCCAGATGCTTTAAATCCAGCTATTGCAGCGACTTTACCGTGTGCGGGTATGGCTGCACTAATAAGTTTGGATAAAATTAATATTAGTGAAGGTGATACTGTTTTAATTGAAGGTGGCTCAGGGGCCGTAGGCCAATTTGCGATTCAATACGCTAAGCAGCGCGGGGCAGATGTGTTTGTAACCGCATCAAAGCGTAATCATAAAATGGTTAAGCAACTAGGGGCTGACGCTGTTTTTGATTACAACGACAAGAAGTTGTGTGAAAAAATACGCCGCGAACTCGGTCCACAAGGCTTTGACGCTGTTATTGATACTATTGGTGGGGACACAACTCTTCGTAACATAGAGCTTATGCGCTTTTGTGGACGAATTGCTTGTTTAAATCCGCTACCGAGTTTTGATCAAGACTTAATGTATCATCGAGCGCCTAATATCAGCGTGGTATCAATTGGTGGAGCATGGCTTGCAAACAGTTTGTGTGCGCAGCAACGCTTAAGTTTTATGGGCAATTTGTTACTCGAAGGGGCGGTTAATAGCGATATTAAACACCCAGACATAACACCTGTAGATTTTAGCGCCGAATCTGTTTCGCAAGCGCTTAATAAACAGCTGGCTGGTGGATTTACTGGCAAGCAAATTGTTAAAGTTGCCCGATAA